The following are from one region of the Rosettibacter firmus genome:
- a CDS encoding DUF4905 domain-containing protein → MKAKKYYKVDYPNQIWRLLISDKDKLIIETRNPETKEAFFNCFDINNKKVLFDNFQLEEKYYVGIETVHNEIIYFHKFPKPDLPNHKEIIAFDINSQKILWINDELSFLFAFEDKIFAFKQGFEERYFYALNYFDGNLVDDFGNDYLKINSLRKKAEEQKDYSNYIFPQVYYKDDNQISEIIDYLIKKNITGNIEFNLYKKILLLSFHLTNNDNNLSNHFIAFDLEKEKIIISEILNKNTKSFMTDSFFMYKNFLILLKEKNGLIIYKLE, encoded by the coding sequence ATGAAAGCAAAAAAGTATTATAAAGTAGATTATCCAAATCAAATCTGGAGATTATTAATATCAGACAAAGATAAATTAATAATCGAAACTCGTAATCCTGAAACAAAAGAAGCTTTCTTTAATTGCTTCGACATCAATAATAAAAAAGTTTTATTCGACAATTTTCAATTAGAAGAAAAATATTATGTTGGAATAGAAACTGTACATAACGAAATCATATATTTTCATAAATTTCCAAAACCTGATTTACCAAATCACAAAGAAATAATTGCTTTCGACATAAATTCTCAAAAAATATTATGGATAAATGATGAACTTTCTTTTCTCTTTGCTTTCGAAGATAAAATATTTGCTTTCAAACAAGGATTTGAAGAAAGATATTTTTATGCATTGAATTATTTTGATGGTAATTTAGTTGATGATTTTGGTAATGATTATTTAAAAATAAATTCTTTAAGAAAGAAAGCAGAAGAACAAAAAGATTACAGCAATTATATTTTTCCTCAAGTATATTATAAAGATGATAACCAGATTTCAGAAATAATAGATTACTTAATTAAAAAGAATATCACAGGAAACATAGAATTCAATCTCTATAAAAAAATCTTATTACTAAGTTTCCACTTAACTAATAATGACAACAACTTAAGCAATCATTTTATAGCCTTTGATTTAGAAAAAGAAAAAATTATAATTTCAGAAATATTAAATAAAAACACTAAATCATTCATGACAGATTCATTTTTTATGTATAAAAATTTTTTAATATTATTAAAAGAAAAAAATGGATTGATTATATATAAACTGGAATAA
- a CDS encoding cation transporter, with product MESINLVYNKESLYKTAFLLSYITIGYNIIEGIVSVLFGFEDETLALFGFGVDSFVEVISGIGILHMLIRIRNNNGESRDAFENTALKITGTGFYMLAVGLIITAIYNLITFHKPETTLWGIIVSSISIITMSILIYYKLKVGRFLNSNAIIADANCTKTCLYLSFALLIASLGYEITGIGGLDSLGAFAIAWFSFKEGKEAFEKVKTGKSCSCEH from the coding sequence ATGGAGAGCATAAATTTAGTTTATAATAAGGAATCGTTATATAAAACTGCATTTTTGCTTTCATACATAACTATTGGTTATAATATAATTGAGGGCATAGTTTCAGTATTGTTTGGTTTTGAAGACGAAACGCTTGCACTATTTGGTTTTGGAGTCGATTCATTTGTTGAAGTAATTTCTGGAATTGGAATTCTTCATATGTTAATTAGAATAAGAAATAATAATGGTGAATCAAGAGATGCATTTGAAAATACAGCATTAAAAATTACAGGTACAGGTTTTTATATGCTTGCTGTAGGTCTGATAATTACTGCAATTTATAATTTAATTACATTTCATAAACCTGAAACAACTTTATGGGGAATTATAGTATCATCTATTTCTATTATTACAATGTCGATATTAATTTATTATAAATTGAAAGTTGGAAGATTTTTAAATTCAAATGCAATAATTGCAGATGCTAATTGTACAAAAACCTGTTTGTATTTATCCTTTGCGTTATTAATTGCAAGTTTAGGTTATGAAATAACAGGCATAGGAGGCTTGGATTCATTGGGTGCATTTGCTATTGCATGGTTTTCATTTAAAGAAGGGAAAGAAGCTTTTGAAAAAGTTAAAACAGGTAAAAGCTGTAGCTGCGAGCACTAA
- the amrB gene encoding AmmeMemoRadiSam system protein B, producing MKQVREPSVAGMFYPSSPSKLREEIQILLDTSKLSENIDNILGIIAPHAGYIYSGKTAAYAYNAIKGKNYNTVIIISPSHREYFAGISIYNGDAYKTPLGEVPINKNISSQLTAGSKIIFEGIQGHRAEHAVEVQIPFLQTVLENFSIVPIVLGDQNRVFVYELANSLSKVVDENTLIVASSDLSHYYSKRTADELDSIVEKHISNFDYDGLQKDLENNKCEACGGGAIVALMRTADLINKRKSKVLHRSDSGDVSGDFSEVVGYLSAAIYN from the coding sequence ATGAAACAAGTAAGAGAGCCATCTGTTGCAGGAATGTTCTATCCTTCTTCTCCTTCAAAATTAAGAGAAGAGATTCAAATTCTTTTAGATACATCAAAGCTATCAGAAAATATAGATAATATTCTGGGAATTATAGCACCACATGCAGGATATATATATTCAGGAAAAACTGCCGCATATGCTTATAATGCAATTAAAGGTAAAAATTATAATACTGTAATTATTATTTCACCAAGTCATCGTGAATATTTTGCAGGAATTTCTATATATAATGGAGACGCATATAAAACTCCTTTAGGAGAAGTGCCAATCAATAAAAATATCTCTTCGCAATTAACAGCTGGTAGCAAAATTATTTTTGAAGGGATTCAGGGGCATCGTGCTGAACATGCAGTTGAAGTTCAAATACCTTTTCTTCAAACTGTTCTTGAAAACTTTTCGATTGTTCCAATTGTTCTTGGCGATCAAAATCGTGTATTTGTTTATGAACTTGCAAACTCGCTTTCAAAAGTAGTGGATGAAAATACATTAATTGTAGCCAGTTCAGATTTATCACATTACTATTCAAAAAGAACAGCTGATGAATTAGATTCAATTGTAGAAAAACATATTTCAAACTTCGATTACGATGGACTTCAAAAAGATTTAGAAAATAATAAATGCGAAGCATGCGGAGGCGGTGCTATCGTTGCATTAATGAGAACAGCCGACTTAATAAACAAAAGAAAATCTAAAGTTCTTCATCGTTCAGATTCGGGAGATGTTTCAGGGGACTTTTCAGAAGTTGTTGGTTATCTTTCCGCTGCAATTTATAATTAA
- a CDS encoding DUF5362 domain-containing protein gives MEQTNNINLEQNSTEQSQTFSPFQITFGKMIKDMRFVGLFTIIYGAITCLSIIGAIIGVPIILIGLRIREAAEQFEIFKATNQAGALRTGFELQGKFFRITKILIIVGIILTIIWIALIIIFIASGLSTLWEMKNFEYNTI, from the coding sequence ATGGAACAAACTAATAATATTAATTTAGAGCAAAATTCTACAGAACAATCACAAACATTCTCTCCTTTTCAAATAACATTTGGTAAAATGATTAAAGATATGCGTTTTGTTGGTCTATTTACAATAATTTATGGAGCAATAACATGTCTTTCAATAATTGGAGCGATAATTGGAGTACCTATTATTTTAATTGGTCTAAGAATTAGAGAAGCTGCTGAACAATTTGAAATCTTTAAAGCAACTAACCAGGCAGGTGCATTAAGAACGGGATTTGAACTGCAGGGCAAATTTTTCCGTATAACAAAAATCTTAATTATTGTTGGTATAATTTTAACAATTATATGGATTGCTTTAATAATAATTTTTATTGCTTCAGGATTAAGTACATTATGGGAAATGAAAAATTTTGAATACAATACAATATAA
- a CDS encoding tryptophanase: protein MKTIIEPFKIKTVEPIKFTTKEERIKILKEAGYNTFLIHADDVLIDLLTDSGTSAMSSEQWSGIMRGDESYAGAKSFYRFEAAVKKITNHKFIIPTHQGRAAEKILFSILGGKGKYFVSNTFFDTTRANIEFTGAEAIDLLCEIGKHPEQRAPFKGNIDINALENFINKVGKENIPLVMLTITNNSGGGQPVSMENIREVRKICDKYNIRFYFDACRFAENAYFIKLREKGYQNKTVLEIVQEMFSYVDGSTMSAKKDALVNIGGWLSLNDEELATKCRNLLIVTEGFPTYGGLAGRDLEAIAQGLEEVIDEHYLKYRIRSIEYLGEKLLAAGVPIIEPPGGHAIYIDAKRFAPHIPPEQYPGQSIVCELYIEGGLRTVEIGSVMFGKYDKQTGKLIPAMMELVRLAIPRRVYTQSHIDYVAEVVTEVFNHRELLKGYKIIYEAPVLRHFTARFQPI from the coding sequence ATGAAAACCATCATCGAACCTTTCAAAATAAAAACCGTTGAACCTATAAAATTTACCACTAAAGAAGAGAGAATTAAAATACTGAAAGAAGCTGGCTACAATACATTTTTAATTCATGCAGATGATGTTTTAATTGATTTATTAACTGATAGTGGTACATCAGCAATGAGTTCAGAACAATGGAGTGGTATAATGAGAGGCGATGAATCTTACGCAGGAGCAAAAAGTTTTTACAGGTTCGAAGCTGCGGTAAAAAAAATCACAAATCATAAATTTATAATTCCAACACATCAGGGAAGAGCTGCAGAAAAAATTCTTTTCTCTATTCTGGGTGGTAAAGGAAAATATTTTGTCAGCAACACTTTCTTTGATACAACAAGAGCAAATATTGAATTTACAGGAGCAGAAGCAATAGATTTACTTTGTGAAATTGGTAAGCATCCAGAACAGAGAGCTCCTTTCAAAGGAAACATAGACATAAATGCACTTGAAAATTTTATTAACAAAGTTGGTAAAGAAAATATCCCTCTCGTAATGCTTACAATAACTAATAATTCAGGTGGAGGTCAACCTGTTTCTATGGAAAACATAAGAGAGGTAAGAAAAATATGCGATAAATATAATATACGCTTTTACTTCGATGCATGCCGTTTTGCAGAAAATGCTTACTTCATAAAACTTAGAGAAAAAGGTTATCAAAACAAAACAGTTTTAGAAATTGTTCAGGAAATGTTTTCATATGTTGATGGCTCTACAATGAGTGCAAAAAAAGATGCACTTGTAAATATTGGTGGATGGCTTTCTTTAAATGATGAAGAATTAGCAACAAAATGTAGAAACTTATTAATTGTTACAGAAGGCTTTCCCACTTATGGTGGTTTAGCAGGAAGAGATCTCGAAGCAATTGCTCAGGGACTCGAAGAAGTTATTGATGAACATTATTTAAAATACAGAATTAGAAGTATTGAATATCTCGGCGAAAAACTTTTAGCTGCTGGTGTGCCAATTATTGAACCACCAGGTGGACATGCTATTTATATTGATGCAAAAAGATTTGCTCCCCATATTCCACCAGAACAATATCCTGGACAATCAATTGTGTGCGAACTTTACATTGAAGGTGGCTTAAGAACAGTTGAAATTGGTTCGGTTATGTTTGGAAAATATGATAAACAAACTGGGAAATTAATTCCTGCAATGATGGAACTTGTTCGTCTGGCTATTCCTCGACGAGTTTATACTCAAAGTCATATTGATTATGTTGCTGAAGTAGTCACCGAAGTTTTTAATCATCGTGAACTTTTAAAAGGTTATAAAATTATTTATGAAGCTCCAGTGTTAAGACATTTCACAGCAAGATTTCAACCAATTTAA
- the amrB gene encoding AmmeMemoRadiSam system protein B: protein MIKKIITFSLLILSNSFAQDLRPVRDNIGFCWDYNEMKNFISYLDSIYENPEFEKENLIAAISVHDDYLYAGKVYYPLFKLINAKEVIIFGVTHGTVRKELNPPTDVLIFDEYKAWKGIYNDVKISPLRDIIKSKLNKKYFVINNKAHEIEHSIEALIPFLQFYNPEVKITPIMVTQMSMENVEKISRDLSLIISDYIKTNKLKLGKDIFILMSNDANHYGEDFNNSPYGLDLSAHQKATEQDKEIINNYLVGILNKTKIQGLASEIIPDDKNEKAIPLWCGRYPIIFGLITLMNINDHLNLGRIKGRLFNYSDTFSEKVLPFKKSSMGLTAPFSLKHWVGFFTLGFYLE from the coding sequence ATGATTAAGAAAATAATAACATTTAGTTTATTGATTCTAAGTAATTCATTTGCTCAGGATTTACGTCCAGTTCGAGATAATATTGGATTTTGCTGGGATTACAATGAAATGAAAAATTTTATTTCTTATCTGGATAGTATTTATGAAAATCCAGAGTTTGAAAAAGAAAATCTTATTGCTGCAATTTCTGTTCACGATGATTATTTGTATGCTGGAAAAGTTTATTATCCTCTTTTTAAGTTAATAAATGCAAAAGAAGTAATAATATTTGGTGTTACTCATGGAACAGTTAGAAAGGAATTAAATCCTCCTACTGATGTTCTTATATTTGATGAGTATAAAGCATGGAAAGGAATTTATAATGATGTTAAGATATCGCCGCTTAGAGACATTATAAAATCAAAACTCAATAAAAAATATTTTGTAATTAATAACAAAGCACATGAAATTGAACATTCTATCGAAGCTCTAATTCCATTTCTTCAATTTTATAATCCTGAAGTAAAAATTACTCCAATTATGGTAACACAGATGTCAATGGAAAATGTAGAAAAAATTTCTCGTGATTTATCACTGATAATTTCAGATTATATAAAAACAAACAAACTTAAATTAGGTAAAGATATTTTTATTTTAATGTCGAATGATGCTAATCACTATGGAGAAGATTTTAATAATTCACCTTATGGATTAGATTTATCTGCACATCAAAAAGCAACCGAACAGGATAAAGAGATTATTAATAATTATCTTGTTGGAATATTAAACAAAACAAAAATACAGGGTCTGGCTTCGGAAATTATTCCTGATGATAAAAATGAAAAGGCTATTCCTTTATGGTGTGGAAGATATCCAATAATTTTTGGTTTAATAACTTTAATGAATATAAATGATCATCTTAATTTAGGAAGAATTAAGGGGAGATTGTTTAATTATTCAGATACATTTTCAGAAAAAGTTTTGCCATTCAAGAAATCGTCTATGGGTTTAACCGCTCCTTTTTCTTTGAAACACTGGGTAGGATTTTTTACGCTGGGTTTCTATCTTGAATAA
- the can gene encoding carbonate dehydratase — MNKLQHLFIKNQNWATNIKKHNPDFFTRLSQQQKPEYLWIGCSDSRVPANQIVDLMPGEIFVHRNIANVVVHTDLNCLSVIQYAVEVLEVKHIIVCGHYGCGGIKAALENKDHGLIDNWLRHIKDVYRIHKDKFNDITDEEHKLSLLCELNVIEQVNNVCNTTIVQNAWKSNKELTVHGWIYSIKDGLLKDLNVSISNLDQRNTFNKKE; from the coding sequence ATGAATAAACTCCAGCACTTATTTATAAAAAACCAGAATTGGGCTACAAATATTAAAAAACATAATCCTGATTTTTTTACCAGGCTCTCACAACAACAAAAACCAGAATACTTATGGATAGGTTGCTCTGATAGCAGAGTACCTGCTAATCAAATAGTTGATTTAATGCCTGGTGAAATATTTGTTCATCGTAATATTGCAAATGTAGTTGTACATACAGATTTGAATTGCCTTTCAGTAATCCAGTATGCCGTTGAAGTACTTGAAGTTAAACATATTATTGTGTGCGGGCATTATGGTTGTGGAGGAATTAAAGCAGCTTTAGAAAATAAAGATCATGGATTAATTGATAACTGGCTACGTCATATAAAAGATGTTTATAGAATTCATAAAGATAAGTTTAATGATATTACAGATGAAGAACATAAACTCAGTTTATTATGTGAATTAAATGTAATCGAACAGGTTAATAATGTATGCAATACAACTATTGTTCAAAATGCATGGAAATCAAATAAAGAACTTACTGTTCATGGATGGATTTATAGTATTAAGGATGGATTGCTTAAAGATTTAAACGTAAGCATATCTAACTTAGACCAGAGAAATACTTTTAATAAAAAGGAGTAA
- the amrA gene encoding AmmeMemoRadiSam system protein A produces the protein MELSQEEKKILLKAARTSISSIFTDEKLPQVDYEKYPALKSHAGAFVTLTEHGRLRGCIGYITSDKPLYETVCDAAISAAINDPRFPPVRESELDDIEIEISILSEPFPLNSYDDIIIGKHGLILEEKGRRGLLLPQVPIEHNMNKEQYLDAICQKTGFPAGYWRTKQLKLSGFTALVFNEKELEEK, from the coding sequence ATGGAACTCTCACAAGAAGAGAAAAAAATCCTTCTTAAAGCTGCACGCACTTCAATAAGTTCAATTTTTACTGATGAAAAGTTACCGCAAGTCGATTATGAAAAATATCCAGCATTAAAATCACATGCAGGAGCATTTGTTACATTAACAGAACATGGTCGACTGCGTGGATGCATTGGATATATAACTTCTGATAAACCTCTTTACGAAACAGTTTGTGATGCAGCTATAAGTGCTGCTATAAATGATCCACGCTTTCCCCCTGTAAGAGAATCTGAACTTGATGATATCGAGATTGAAATCTCAATTCTATCTGAGCCTTTTCCTCTCAACAGTTATGACGATATCATTATAGGAAAGCATGGTTTGATATTAGAAGAAAAAGGGAGACGGGGCTTACTTCTTCCTCAAGTTCCAATTGAACACAATATGAACAAAGAACAATATCTTGATGCTATCTGTCAAAAAACAGGTTTTCCTGCTGGCTACTGGAGAACTAAACAATTAAAATTAAGTGGTTTTACAGCACTTGTATTTAATGAAAAAGAACTGGAGGAAAAATGA
- a CDS encoding DUF1579 domain-containing protein, which translates to MKKTFLALFLSCVVIYAQDQQDMMKAWMEYMTPGPMHELLSKNVGTWKVDMTMYDIYTGSENKIEGTSVTESILGGRYFKTTYSADMMGMPFEGIAIDGYDNKEKKFYSYWIDNMGTGMLIMKGDFDNATKTFTYTGESFDPMTGKQLKIRSVTKIIDENKFSNEMFSIFEDKEYKMFDAVYTRK; encoded by the coding sequence ATGAAAAAAACTTTTTTAGCTCTCTTTTTATCTTGTGTTGTAATTTATGCACAAGATCAGCAAGATATGATGAAAGCATGGATGGAATATATGACTCCTGGTCCCATGCATGAATTACTTTCAAAGAATGTTGGAACCTGGAAAGTAGATATGACAATGTATGATATATACACAGGTTCAGAAAACAAAATAGAAGGAACTTCGGTTACAGAATCTATTCTCGGTGGAAGATATTTTAAAACTACTTACAGTGCAGATATGATGGGAATGCCTTTTGAAGGGATTGCAATAGATGGTTACGATAATAAAGAAAAAAAATTTTACAGTTACTGGATTGATAACATGGGAACTGGAATGCTAATTATGAAAGGCGATTTTGACAATGCAACAAAAACTTTTACATATACCGGAGAATCATTTGATCCTATGACTGGTAAACAACTAAAAATACGTTCAGTAACAAAAATTATAGACGAGAATAAATTTTCAAATGAAATGTTTTCTATCTTTGAAGATAAAGAATACAAAATGTTTGATGCAGTTTATACAAGAAAATAA
- a CDS encoding TonB-dependent receptor — MKKIFVLLIVILSLDVYAQTGNIKGRVINESAQPVIGANVIIEGTFYGAATDENGNFEIKNIPFGNYVLRISSIGYEKRSIKINFNQNFKPLTIILKTSVIETQQIVVSAGKYEQKKEDLTVSTTVIQPEFINRKNYKTFDELLRDIPGIQMNLEQVSIRGSSGYSKGVGARVLAAINGIPFFSGDNGDVVWEMIPLADIERVEIIKGPASSLYGTSAIGGVINIITSQPVKSPITNINSYYGIYDKPKYESWRWNKNYRSFYGIEVTHSNSIENLGYTFSLKKFDDLSYKRDNFSKKYLGYLKMNYKLNNKSELTLFTDYLNMNRGNFLYWKDSRHALVPKDEDTNKIVKSNRVFSGLIYHNKLSDNLTGDFKFSYYYTRFDGYGLEVTTSEANLFRSEALFNYNVSEKLLIVGGVEASYSNVKSNIFSNTKFRGFATYFQTEYKAFKNFIATLGIRYDYIDLIPAGSKDTISGKNAITPRAGLNYKLSDKLILRASIGTGFRAPTPAEVFTTAGVGGGIDIKENPNLKSETSFSIETGALYNYSSNLSFDVALYRTEYNNFIEPNLNKEGKIQFVNLTKARILGVEIITDLHIIPSLLKVMLGYNYMWARDIEKKKAMKYRPRNSFNLQLRLTPLPYEFGIDFRYASKVEEIDFEITQPPLALVIDGDKRVPVYVTDITAGYNFIVMKMPAKIYLNAKNIFNYYYVEFIGNLAPLRNISLNFQLYL; from the coding sequence ATGAAAAAAATATTTGTACTATTGATTGTAATACTATCGTTAGATGTGTATGCACAAACAGGTAATATTAAAGGGAGAGTTATAAATGAGAGTGCTCAACCTGTAATTGGTGCTAATGTTATAATCGAAGGGACTTTTTATGGCGCAGCGACAGATGAAAATGGAAATTTTGAAATAAAAAATATTCCTTTTGGAAATTATGTATTGAGAATTTCTTCGATAGGTTATGAAAAAAGAAGTATTAAAATAAACTTTAATCAGAATTTTAAACCTCTTACAATTATATTAAAAACATCGGTAATAGAAACACAACAAATAGTTGTAAGTGCAGGTAAATATGAACAGAAAAAAGAAGATCTAACAGTTAGTACAACTGTCATTCAACCGGAATTTATAAATAGAAAAAATTATAAAACATTTGATGAGCTTTTGAGAGATATTCCAGGCATTCAAATGAATCTTGAACAGGTGAGTATTCGTGGTTCGAGTGGATATAGTAAAGGTGTAGGAGCAAGAGTACTGGCAGCTATAAACGGGATTCCTTTTTTTTCTGGTGATAACGGTGATGTCGTCTGGGAAATGATACCTTTAGCCGATATTGAAAGAGTTGAAATTATTAAAGGTCCTGCAAGTTCATTATATGGAACTTCTGCAATTGGGGGAGTAATAAATATTATAACTAGTCAACCAGTAAAATCGCCGATAACAAATATTAACTCATATTATGGTATTTATGATAAACCTAAATATGAATCGTGGCGATGGAATAAGAATTATAGAAGTTTTTATGGTATCGAAGTTACACATTCAAACTCAATTGAAAATTTAGGCTATACTTTTTCATTAAAAAAATTTGATGACCTCAGTTATAAAAGAGATAACTTCAGTAAAAAGTATCTGGGCTATCTAAAAATGAATTATAAACTTAATAATAAAAGTGAATTAACATTATTCACTGATTATCTCAATATGAACAGAGGAAATTTTTTATACTGGAAAGATTCAAGACATGCATTGGTTCCTAAAGATGAGGATACAAATAAAATTGTTAAATCTAATAGAGTTTTCTCTGGATTAATTTATCATAATAAATTGAGTGATAATTTAACAGGGGATTTTAAATTTAGTTATTATTACACAAGATTTGATGGCTATGGATTAGAAGTTACAACTTCTGAAGCAAATTTATTCCGTAGCGAAGCTTTGTTTAATTATAACGTATCAGAAAAATTATTGATTGTTGGTGGAGTTGAAGCTTCTTATTCTAATGTTAAATCAAATATTTTTTCTAACACAAAATTCAGAGGTTTTGCTACATATTTTCAAACAGAATATAAAGCTTTCAAAAATTTTATTGCCACACTTGGCATTCGTTATGATTACATAGATTTAATTCCTGCTGGTTCTAAAGATACAATATCAGGGAAAAATGCAATTACACCTCGCGCTGGTTTGAATTATAAATTGAGTGATAAACTTATATTGAGAGCATCAATTGGTACTGGATTTAGAGCTCCAACACCAGCAGAAGTTTTTACAACAGCTGGAGTAGGAGGTGGTATCGATATTAAAGAAAATCCAAATTTAAAATCTGAAACAAGCTTTTCTATAGAAACAGGTGCTTTGTATAATTATTCTTCAAATCTATCTTTCGATGTTGCTTTATATAGAACAGAATATAATAATTTCATTGAACCTAATTTAAATAAAGAAGGTAAGATTCAATTTGTTAATCTTACAAAAGCAAGAATACTGGGAGTTGAAATTATAACCGATTTACATATAATACCATCATTATTAAAAGTTATGCTTGGTTATAATTATATGTGGGCAAGAGATATTGAAAAGAAAAAAGCAATGAAATATCGTCCACGAAACTCATTTAATTTACAATTAAGATTGACTCCATTGCCTTATGAATTTGGAATTGATTTTAGATATGCAAGTAAAGTTGAAGAGATTGATTTTGAAATTACTCAACCTCCATTAGCACTTGTAATTGATGGCGATAAAAGAGTTCCAGTATATGTTACCGACATTACAGCAGGATATAATTTTATAGTAATGAAAATGCCTGCTAAAATTTATTTGAATGCAAAAAATATTTTTAATTATTATTATGTTGAATTCATTGGCAATCTTGCACCGCTTAGAAATATATCACTTAATTTTCAGTTATATTTATAA